In Acidisarcina polymorpha, the DNA window CCCTGCCGCCCAACATTGCGTCCAGCCTCTGGATGCCGCTGAGGACTCGACCCGCCGGCGTCAGATGATTCAGCCCTACCGAAGTAATCGGGAGTACGGAAATTCCGTGGTCACCGACGATGAATGGATACTCGTCCATGCCGTGGCGAGAGCCGCGATATTTGACGATCCGTAAACGGCGCGTCGCGAACTGGTTATTGACCCGATTGTCCAGCAGAATGACGCAGTCGGAGACATACTCTTCAAGCCCATGTCGGGTTAGGGTGCCCTCCCCCCGCTCCGCAGTAATGACCGAAGTGACTCCCTTCGCATGTAGCCAACAGAACAGACGGCGCAACTCGGAGCGAAGCAGAGCGGCATCGCTTAGGCTAGCGAAGAGCACTTCCAGCGAGTCCATCGCCACCCGCTTTGCGCCGATAGAATCGATCGCATACTCAAGCCTAACGAACAAGCCTTCCAGACTGTATGCTCCCGTTTCCAGCATCTCGCTTCGCTCGAAGTGGACATAGTCGAGCACCATCTTCTTCGCCGTGACCAGTTGCGCGAGCGGAAAGCCAAGCGACGCCAGGTTCTGGGTGAGATCTTCACGAGTCTCTTCAAAGGCGATCAAAACACCAGGCTCATCAAACTCCATAGCGCCACGAACCAGGAACTCGGCAGCCAGGAGCGTCTTGCCGGACCCCGCTGCCCCGCACACCAGAGTGGACCGCTGCCGCGGAAGGCCGCCCTCGAGGATCTCATCCAAGCCGTGAATGCCAGTCGGCGCTTTGGGGAGAATGAGCCGGGCATAAGTCGGACGTGCGGGAGGTCGCTTTCTCATGATCATCCTTCGGCAAACGTACTTCGGGTCACCAATGCTTGTCGTACCGTGCTATTTCTGATTGAGAAGATCGACACGATCCTCGCCTTCAGTACTTCAGCCAGACTGGTGGCAAGGGAAATGCCAAAACATAGTCACAAGTCTTTGGAAATTCTTAGAAGAGAGTGCCAGCAGGCTCGAATCGACGCCTACTACCGCTAAGACTCGCAAGCGCGCCCTTCACGGTGGCTTTACATGTAGCAGTTTGCTGGCTTTGCATTTTGCGGATTCGAAATGCTCCCGTATACTGAATGATGTTGTAAAGACAGAATTTCCTTGTAGGACAACCATGCCTAAATTGAAGACCCATAAAGGCGCAGCCAAGCGCTTCAAGAAGACTGGAACCGGCAAGATCAAGCGCGGCCAGTCAAAGATGCGCCACATCCTGACGTCAAAGGAGACCAAGACCAAGCGCAAACTTGCTCATTCTGCGCTGGTTTCGGACGCCGACTACGCCAAGGTATCGCGCATGATTCCCTATGCCTGATCGGTCGTCTTCGACTTGGGCCGCATTAACGTCACATGACGGCCCCCGACACCTCATCGCAGGTGTCGAGAGATCAGTAACAAGCGAGTGAAGAGGTTCTCAAGTGCCGCCCTGAGGGGTGTCGCCTCCTGCCTCCAGCCGCATAACGAATGACTTAAAGGAGATCAACCCATGCCCCGCGTCAAACGTGGAACCAAGCGCAATGATCGCCGCAAAAAGATACTGAAGCGCGCGAGCGGTTACTTTCTTACAAAATCGAAGCTCTACCAGGCTGCCCAAGAAGCAGTTGAGCGCGGACTCAAGTTCGCTTACATAGGACGCAAGCAGAAGAAGAGGCAATTCCGCTCGCTGTGGATTGCCCGAATCAACGCTGCCGCGAAGCTGAACGGCACCACCTATTCACTGCTCATTCACGGTCTCAAGGTCGCTGGAGTGGAACTCGACCGCAAGGTGCTGGCTGAGATCGCCGTCGCCGATCCGGCCGGCTTCACTGCCTTGGCCAACCAAGCCAAGGCAGCACTCGCCAAGGCGCCCGCTACCGAAGCCGCCTAGGCCGGTCGGCAACCAGTGGTATAGGGCACTGCACCGAGCAGTGCCCGCCAATCTCCACCGAATTAGGCATCACCAGCAGTCCGGCGCCAAATCGCGTCCAATCTAGAACGCAGCGGCCCCCGCCTCCGCCACGGCATGGTCCTGGTCCCCGGAACCCCCGCTCACGCCGACCGCGCCGACGACTTTGCCGTCCGACTTGAGCGGAATTCCTCCAGCGAAGATCATGATTTTGCCGTCGTTCGAAGCATGAATGCCAAAAAACTGATTGCCCGACTGCGAGTGGCCGGCCAGGTCTTTGGTGCTGATATCAAAGGCCCGAGAGGTGTAGGCTTTCTTGATCGAGATATCGACAGATCCTAACCACGCGCCATCCATGCGGACGTGGGAGACCAGATTCCCACCTTCATCGGCCACGGCAATGTTCATGGGCTGACCGATTTCAGCTGCCTTCTTTTCGGCCGCGGCGATGACTCGGCGTGCGTCTTCTAGTTTCACTTTATTGGACATAGTAACCCTCAGTTCTTGATTTTCGAGATTAGATGCTCACTACATAAATCCGCGCGACCATCATGAGGTTACAACAAGAAGAGGGTGAAGATGGCTAAAGGATCAAAGCTGCACAACCTAGTGCGCAGCGACGCTTCGTGCGGGGCCGCGCTTCGACTGGAAACAGTGGCGGCAGAGAACAGGGCGCCCTTGTGTGGGAAGAAAAGGGACGGTGGTGTCGGCACCGCATTGGGAACAAGTGGTACGGGTTTCCGGGCGCACACCGGAGGCTCCCGACGCCCGCTTGGCCTTGCACGGCTTACACCTTTTAGGATCATTTCTGAATTGCTGCTGGTGAAAGAACAACTGTTCTCCCGCAGTGAAGACAAAGTCACTTCCACAATCAACACACTTCAGAACCCTATCGGCAAGCTCCATTTCATCCCCTCCCCGCGTTCGCCCCTTGCAGAGGACAAACGTTCCGGCCGCGCTGATCCGCGCACGAACCGATTCGCTGCTAGATGCATCAAGGAACTGGACTCCCCTCTACTCCGCAAGCGCCGAGGGATCTAAGAGCCGTCTCCATGAGGAAAACAGCCCTGCGATATTGCACGGCGTCAGTGCGCGTATCAAGGAAATCCGGTTTGAAGCACTACCCAGTAGAGTGGTTCGGCGACTAAGGGATAGCAGCAGAGCCCTCGAAACGAGGAATCGACTGCTTATCGCTGACTCTATTGTGAAGTGCTTTCGGGGCCCAGCCGCCATTGGAGAGCGGCTACTTCAAGCGGTTGGAAAGGAAACCGTAAGGGCTACAGGAAACTACCAGCAGAGATCGCAGGGTAAGAACATCAGTGTTACTTGGCACGGCGGGGAAGATATGTCGGACGATCTAACCCGCCGTACTTACTCAAACTTCGTTCATGTTTCAGTATTAGTCGGCTTCTTTGCGCGCCTTCTTGCGATTCCGTTTTCGCGCCAATGCTTCCTTGACGCGACGCTTTTCCCCGGGTTTCAGATAGAAGGAGTGACGCTTGACTTCCTTGATGATGTCTTCCTGCTGAACCTTCCGCTTAAACCGGCGTAGCGCGTTTTCAAGGGGTTCACCCTCTTGAACTCGAACCTCTGCCAAAAGAAATACACCTCCAAACATCCCCACGTGGGCTCTTTTATGATACTTCAATTCAGCGGATTTTTCTGCGATCCCGGGCATGAATTCAGCCTAAGTCGCGAGCAAACCAGCTGAGCGTGTGGAGAGATCTCGGACTTTGCTGCAGAGTTGGTGCAATGAGGTTCGCGATAGACTGCGAATTGACCACTTTTTACCTTAAGGCAGGTTTCATGATTCGGTCTTATCAAGGACATTCTCCCATCATCCCAGCGAGCTGCTACATCGATCTGTCGGCGCAGGTAATCGGCGACGTCCGCTTGGGCGAAAATTCCAGCATCTGGATGAATGCGGTGGTCCGAGGCGATGTTCATTCCATTCGAATCGGGGCAAACTCCAACGTGCAGGATTGTTCTGTTCTCCATGGGATGCGTTACAAATATCCAGTCGTTATTGGCGATTGGGTCACAATTGGCCATAACGCGACCGTGCACGGATGCGTGATCGAAGACGCCTGTCTTATCGGGATGGGCGCGGTGGTACTCAATGACGCAAGGATCGGAGAAGGATCCATCATCGCCGCCGGGGCGGTGGTTCCGGAGCATACTGTGATCGAGCCGAACAGCCTATGGGCCGGAGTGCCAGCAAAGCAGCGTCGCAAGCTGGAAGGAAGCGATCGGGAGATGATTCTTCAATACGCGCGGAACTACGTTGATTATGTGGCGATCTATCTGCAGGAGCAGGAGATTGGAAGTTGAACATATGGCGGTATCTGAGCCCGGTCCTCGCGCAAGCGCATCAGAGCATTCAACTTCTTGCCCTCTCGAACGAACTGCTTCTTCATTGCCCTTGCTGCTACTCCGTTGGGGACGACCTATCACTTCGCATCAGCTAGCTTCCATCTTCGGTAGACTTATATAACACGAGGAAAAGAGAAGCTACCCAAGCATGAGTATCTTGAAGGCTGTACGCGGCACCCGGGATTTATTGCCGCCCGAAACCGAAATCTGGAATCACATCGAGAACACGGCACGCTCAGTCTTCGGCCGCTACAGCTTCGGCGAGATCCGCACGCCGATCTTTGAAGATACCCAGCTCTTCGCCCGTGGCGTGGGCGAGGAGACCGACATTGTTGCGAAGGAAATGTATACCTGGGAAGACCGAGCACGCGCCCAATCAGAGAAGGCGCAATCGCTGACTCTCCGCCCCGAGAATACGGCCGGGGTGGTTCGGGCCTACATCGAGCACGGCCTGGGCGAATCGGGGATGCTGCAAAAGCTCTATTACATCGGGCCGCAGTTCCGCCGGGAGCGTCCGCAGAAGGGCCGCTACCGCCAGTTCTACCAGATCGGGGCAGAAGTGATCGGGCCGCCGAGCGCGGGTTCCGAGTCTCCGCTGCGGGACGCCGAGGTGCTCGAGATGCTGGCCACTTTTCTCAATGAACTCGGCATCACCGGCTGGAAGCTGCTGATCAACTCGGTCGGCTCGGCGAGCGATCGTCCGCGCTACATCGCCGCGCTCAGAGAGGCGCTCAGGGATGTTGCGCCAACCATGTGCATCGATTGCCAGAGGCGAGCGGAGACCAACCCCTTGCGGGTGCTGGACTGCAAAGTCCCCGAAGACCAGCCGATTATCGAGACTTTGCCGCGCATTGCCGATTATCTCGACGAAGCATCGCAGGCGCATTTCGCTGCCGTTCGCGCAGCGCTTGATACCTGTGGCGTGGCGTATGAGATCAGTCATCGTCTGGTGCGCGGGTTAGATTACTACACCCGAACGACCTTCGAATTTCAGGTCCAAAGCGAAGAAGGAGGTCTCGGCGCACAGAATGCCCTGCTCGGCGGTGGCCGTTACGACGGGCTCTCCGAGATGATCGGCGGCCCGAAGGCGCCCGGGATCGGCTTCGCCATCGGCGCGGACCGGTTGGTGCTGACCCTGGAGGCGCAAGCCGGGCAGATCGCACCTAGGCTCGCAGACGCCTACATTGCTCCGCTCGGCGAAGGGCTGAATCCGGCCGGGTTGCTGTTGGCCCGGGAGTTGCGTCGTGCAGGATTGCGGATTGAGGTGGGCGACGGAGGATTCCGGCTCAAGAAATCGTTCGAAACCGGAAACAAGCTGGCCCGCAACATCGTGCTGTTGGGCGAAGATGAGCTGCACTCCGGTATCCTGACAGTAAAGAATTTTGCCAGCGGCGAGCAGACGAAAATTGCACGGGGGGAACTTGCCTTCGCGCTGAATCCGGACAGCCATAGCTCGCCCCAAGAATAGGATCTGCATTGCTCGACTTTTTAGGAACGCTGCAACGTACGCACACTTGCGGAGAACTCCGCGCGGCCTCGGCCGGAGAATCGGTCATCCTCATGGGTTGGGTCAATCGCCGCCGCGACCACGGCAACCTGATCTTTCTCGACCTCCGCGACCGTTTCGGCATCACCCAGGTGGTGCTCGACGCCGAGTTGAGTCCTGAGGCCCATGCCAAAGGCGAAGCCGTTCGTCCGGAGTATGTTGTCGCAGCGATCGGCAAGGTACGGCTACGCGGGAGAGACGTCATCAACCCGAAGATGGCAACCGGTGAAATCGAGGTCGTTGCCGAGCAGCTGCTGGTCTTGAACGACGCCAAGTTGGCGCCATTCTCCCCTGCTGAAGACGCGATCGCGAATGAAGAGGTCCGACTCAAATACCGCTACCTCGACCTTCGACGGCAGGAGATGCAGCATAATCTCAAGCTGCGCCACGACATCACACTGGCGATCCGGCAGTACCTTTCGGGCGAGGGCTTCCTCGAAGTCGAGACCCCCTTCATGACCCGCTCCACGCCCGAGGGTGCGCGCGATTATCTGGTGCCGAGCCGCGTTCACGCGGGCAGTTTCTACGCCCTGCCGCAATCCCCGCAGCTGTTCAAGCAGATCCTGATGATCTCCGGACTGGACCGGTATTTCCAGATCGCCCGCTGCTTCCGTGACGAGGATTTACGCGCCGATCGCCAGCCGGAGTTCACCCAGATCGATCTGGAGATCTCCTTTCCACAGCAGGAGAGCGTCTTTGCCGTTGTTGAAGGATTTCTAAGCGCCGCCTTCGAGGTAGCAGGCACGAAGCTCACCCCTCCCTTTCCGCGGATGACCTTCGACGAAGCGCTGCGGCTCTACGGCATCGACAAACCCGACCTGCGGTTGCCGCAGTTGACCCGCGTCAATGATGTCTTTGCTCCTGGAGATTTGGAGACCCTGGCAGTGAATCCGGCGCTCCCGGTGGTGGCCGTCCGGATTCCTGCAGTCGGCGAACTCTCGCGCAAGGAGCGAGATGATCTACGCCTGCTTTATCCCGCCAAGCTGACACAGCAGGGCACCAAGGTGCTGGACGATTTCAAGCGACTCGAAAAAATGTTCCCGGAAGCCATGAACAAGGTGCGCGAGCTGACCGGCGCGGGCGAGCAGGATGTGCTGGCCCTAGTGGCAGCGGCGAGCACCGTTGAGGCAACCAGCGAGCCGCGCGCTCCTGGCGTGCTTTCAAGCCGCGAACGGCAGATTTACGAGGCCGCCGGAGCAGTTCGTCTGGCGATCGCGCAGAAGTATGCCGACCGGCACAAGCTGTTCGAGAAAAAAGGTAACAGCGACGATTACAAGTTTCTCTGGGTTACGGATTTCCCCTTCTTCGAGTGGGACGAGGACACCAAATCCTGGACCTTCGCGCATCATCCCTTCACTTCGCCGCACGAAGACGATCTCAAGGCCGGGCGGCTCACGTCTGATCCTGGAGCGGTACGAGCGCTCGCTTACGACATCGTGCTGAACGGCACCGAACTAGGCTCGGGATCGATCCGTATTCATCGCCAGGACGTGCAGCGGGAGATCTTCCGCGCGCTCGGCATGAGCGATGAAGAGGCCAAGGCGCGCTTCGGATTCTTTCTCGAAGCGCTTGAGTATGGCACGCCTCCCCACGGAGGAATCGCCCTGGGGCTGGACCGGATCGCGATGATTCTGGCCGGAGCACAGAGCCTGCGCGAGGTCATCGCCTTCCCCAAGACCGCCAAGGCCATCGACCTGATGGTCGACGCTCCGACCCCGGTGAGCGAAGTTCAGTTGCGAGACCTCCACATTCGGACCGTTCTGAAGAACTAAATTCCCTTAAGGCTTATCTTGCCACCGGGCATCGCACGAGTTGCACCGCCATGTCTCCTTGCCGAGCGGAAGGGGCATAGCCAGCAGATACAGCGAGGTGAGCGCGGCACTTCGGGACGAGCCCTCGAAGGTGATGTCTCTCGAACCGCACTGAGGACAGACCGGCTGAGCAAACACGGCCTCCTGACCAAACGCAACCGTGTCCGGAATCGGCTGATTCAGGAGCTCGGCTGCAGCACCCGCGTTTGCCTGCTCCACCTGAAGGCGGATGCCGCCGATGAAATTGGATATCTGCCATTCGAGCCGAACGAGGTTCTCGTCGCGAAGATAAACCGGAATGCCGGCAGATTCGAGAAGAGAACGCGCAACAATCGCTTCGGAGAGATCCCGATAACGCCGGACCGTCACGAACGTTCGGTCGCTGGCGACTTGATCTTCATTCTCTTGAACCAACGGCGGCTCGAGATCACGTCTGCCGAACTCCGCTCGGAGAAGAGCCTGAGCCGAGTCAATGAGCGAGTCGTAGGAGCGGGCTACCTCAATCAACTCAGACTCACTCATCCGGGAGTAGGTATTCGCGATGTCCTCGTCATTAGGGTTCATGGGTAGGAATTCTGGCAGAGCGTTCTTATCTTGCTGCGTAGCTCTTACTCTGTTGCGTCCGTGAATTAAAGACGGCAAAGCTGCCATCCGGGCTCGCGGTGAGCTTGAGATAATTCCCCTGGTCCGCTCCTCCAGAGAAGTTCGCGTCATATTCGTCGGCGGTATTATGCTCCGTCCCTCCCTCCTCTGAGAAATGCAGCTGCCAGAGCGTCTCAAGACCGGGTGCTTTGCGGACAGTGTCGAGAACCGGTGTCGACCCTCCCTTCTTCGCGCCGTTGTCCATGATCGCGATTCGGGCTTGTATCGCGTCAACCAGCGCGGGACTGGAACTCTGATTCCATCCATGGTGGGAAACAATCAGGACGTCGACCTTGCCGAGCTTGTTGTCTGGACACATCAGCTGCATTTCCTTGTCCCAGGTCAAGTCGCCGAGGTCAAGAATTCTTAGTTTGCCGAAGGTCATAAGAACGCCGACCGAGCGGGCATTTTCGGTCTGGTCTGCAGGACGAGTCTCGCTCGCTTTGCAATACTCATTTGGCTGGCCTGCTCCGTCGAGAGGTTTGTCGATCAATTTGCCGTCGGCGCTGATCACCTGAACGTGGATTCCGGAGATTGGCAGCGTCTCTCCAGGTTTGGCGATGATGCGTTTGTAGTGGCCGCTGGCAAGAGTCTTCTGATAGGCGTCGAAGTTTCCATTGACGTCCGGAGTCAGCTCGCGGTTCGGGCCGTGATCGATGAAGGCGCCAACCGGAATCCGCTGCACAAGTTGCGGAACGCCGCCGACGTGGTCATCGTGAAAGTGAGTGATGAGGACATAGTCTATTTTGGCGATGCCGGCCGCTTTCGCTGCGGCGGCAATGCGGTCGGCGTCGCGGCTGTTGTTGCCCGCCCATCCCGTGTCGATCAGCAGCGATTTGCCTTCGGGAGTGACGAACAGGGTCGACTGTCCACCTTCAACATCGATGAAATAAATCTGTAGCTGAGTGCCAGCGGACGACTGTGCCGGGATCACAAGTGCGGAGCAGAGCAGGACGAGAAGAGTTAAAAAGTTGCGCATAGGTTTCGCTGCAATTTTGTCATATTCTCCCTTGGAACGCTTTCGCGTCCAGGTTATCGCGATGGTGCCTCCGTGCAGTGTTCCATTCAACGTTGAGAACTTCGCCTTTCCCTTGTGCGCCACTTCATGAGTGGCAGCAACGAGGAGTAATCATCGGTCCATAGACGCAGGCCCGGAGTCATGGAGACGGGCTGGGCGACGTTGGCTATTTCAGACCGGTGCAAGAGCGCGTGATTGGCAGACATCAGCAGCCAATCGGCGGTGAAGAGGCCGCGTGATTCATCGGCTTCGGAGTGGACAAGCGCAGTCTCAAGGCCTGCATGTTGCGCCTGCAACTCTAGTTCGGGTGCGAGGTCGAGATACTGGCTGGAGATGTTGAAGACCAGGACACCATCAGGACGCAACCTGCGACGATAGAGAGCAATAGCCTGGGCGGTCAACAGATGAATCGGTATCGCGTCGCCAGAAAATGCATCGAGAACGATCACGTCATTCAGGGGCTGAACCTTGCCGATTGCGGATTCCCGGGCCAGCGAGAGGCGAGCGTCCCCTAGAACGACATGCACCGCCGCCTGAGAATCGTGGAGATAGGTGAAGAGTGCACGGGCTAGACGCTCAACGAGTGGATCGATCTCATAGAAAGTGATGTCATCGCCGGGTTTTCCGTAAGCGGCGACGGTTCCGGTTCCGAGGCCGACGACGGCGATGCGTTTCGGGTGCCCCTCGCAGCATAGGTCAAGAGCTAGCCCGACCCCGGAGCTCTGCGCATAGTAGGACGAAGGCTGGGTTCGGAGACCATTTCCGAAGAGCTGAGTACCATGCTGGATCCTGCCGTGATATAGCGTGCGGGTGGTTTCGGCTTCTGGCGGCAGATGGGTCTCGGTGACCCGGAGAGTGCCGTAGAAGCTGCGCAGTTGAACGATGGCTTCCTGACCAAGGCTCCTCGCTTGCATGACGGCAATGTAGATCATGGCGATCGTCGCAGCAGTCCAGAGGATCCTTGGGGTCATCCCCGACTTCCAAGTCACGATCAGCGCTACGGCAGCGAGCAGGATCACGGTAATGGCTAAGTCGTAGCTCGCATGAAAAAAGTTCGGGGCTACGAGCCCAACGAGGATCGCACCGGCCGCTGAGCCCCCCGAAAGCGAGAGGTAGAAGCCGGTAAGCCGGTTGGCGCTCGGGCGAAGGCGGTAGAGTTCGCCATGGCAAAAGAGGCAAGCGAAGAAAAGTGCGAGGGTGTAGACAGGAATGGATATCTGCGGAGGGAGACTCATCCGGCTGCTATAGAGCAGGTAGGCAAAGGTCGCGAGCGTGAGAGCGAGCATGCGCACCGAAACAAAACGTGGCCACGCCCGCGGTGACGCAAAGGCGACGATAAAGCTCAACAGATAAGCCGCCAACGGGACGATCCAGAGGAGTGGAATGGCGGCGATGTTTTCGCCCAGATGGTTGGTGACTGCGCAAAGCAGCATCGAGGCGCAGCCGGGGAGCAAAATCCAAAGTGCCCAGGAACGAGGCGAATCTTGGTCGGGACTTGGTCTATCCACTGCCGCAGCTGCAGAGCCGATCCGCCGGCTTTGCAGCGCGAGCGCCCCGCAGAAGGCGCTGAAAACGCAAAAGCCTATAGCCCAGACAATCACCTGCCAATGAAGCGCCAGATGCGTCTCGATGAGGGCTGGATACAGGAAAAGCGCAAATAACGATCCCGCGTTCGATAAGGCGAAAAGCCACCATGGAGGCGCCTCTGATCCTCCGGCCCTGGAATACCAGGCTTGTAGTAACGGGCTGGTAGCGGCGAGGGTCAAGAAGGGGAGACCGATGCTGACGGCGAGTAACCCAAGAATGCTCAAGATCGGGTGCCACGTAACAGCTGTGGCACTGGGATGTACCCGTAGCTCGAGGCTCAGCAATGCGAGGGTGAGCAGCGCCATATGGATGACCGCCTGCGCGCGTGGAGCGGTGTGAGAGATGAGCAGATGAGCGTACCAGTAGCCGGCCAGGAGAGTGCATTGGAAGAAGACCAGGCAGGTGATCCAGACCGCAGCTGAGCCGCCAAAAAGAGGAAGCAACTGCCGGGCGGCGATCGGTTCCAGCAAAAAGAGCAAGAAGGCTGAAAGGCAAATGACCGTGGCGTAGAGAGCAGTAAGCAGCTTCATCGTAAATAGAGTCGGACTTTCAACATCGGCAAGCCTAGAGCAAAGCAGAGCAGATGTCATGTGGAAGCCTATGGCGGCAACGCCTTGCTGTCGGTGCCCTAGCGCTGCGAAGGCGGGGAACCAGGTCGAGGATCTCTTTCCTCGGGAAGGATCCGGCTTGGCGGATTTGGCGCTTCGGGTATATACCGGCGAGCGGGCAATGGGAGTGACGATGTGGCAGCCGGACTGGCATCCGGGATTGTAGATGTCCCCGATGCTGCCGGTGCCTGGCCTGACGTCGATTTCTCGGCCGGTTTGACGGCGCCAGTTGCGTACGCGGAGCTTGCTCCACCACTCGCCGCGAGCAGCGGAGACTCGGCTGGATGGACGGAGTATGGCTCGCGGGCTACGGCCATGAGATCTCCGGCAGCCGCATACGTGAATGTCCAGACCTGGTAGGTATCGCCGCCGCTCCGAACGGAGAATACCTGCTGCACTCTTCCCCTCTCCAGGAACGCCAGCGTAGGGACAGGAGCATGGATGGTACTCGACTCGCGCGAAGGGTCGCGTTGGGCGATAGGCGTTTCTCCCACCATCGCTAAATAACATAGACTCCGCTCGAGCAGCGGCTCTTCTGGGTGTTCGGCGTTGGCGGAGATGAGCTGTTCAATGGGTTCGGGAGCGATGGCTTGGTTAAAAACCTCGATGGAATGGGAACTCGACCAGGCGGGTACAAAAAGGGCCGCGCCAGCGCGTTGAATAGGCAGAATCTGGACGACACTATGGCCCGAGCGGTTCCTCAGATTCTCCCGGGAGATGGTCGCCGTGAAACGCGAGGTAGAACCATTCGGCTGGATTGATTCATACGCCAGCAACAGATGGCGGGTGACAAGAGGACACGCGATCTCTTTATATTCGTAAGAAGAACGAACGGGACTATGGCCACCGAGAGTACTCTCGCCGAGAGTAAACCCATACAGACGTGCGGAGTCGGCAAGAGCCCTTTGGCTATTCTCGACTAAGCGAAGTTGTGTCGGGTCCATCTGTGAAGCCGGCACCGAAGAAATCGCGAGCCCCGGCGATGACTGCTTAGTTCCTTGAGTCAAGCCCCGACCGGCAACAAAAACCAGGGTCAGCGGGATAAAACAGGCATATCGATTGAAGAGGCCCATTTGGGTCGACGCCTCAGATGAAACCAGGAAGCAGAAAGGCAGCCAACCGGCTGCCTTTCTGCGGATATTCCTTTCTCCATGCGTCGGAGCTGCGTCTACTGATGAGCCGCAGGCTTCCGGCGGACAGGAGCTTTCGTTGCTTCCGGCAGTGATCCCTCGTTCAGGATGATCATCGGCGGCGTCTTGGTATACGAGTCGAACGTGGCATCGTACTTGACGCTGTCGCCGATGGCCGGAACGGTAGTCAATGGCTTGGTGAAGTTCACGGTGAAATCGGCCGTCTTCGACTGCTGGGCGTCAGGCGAAACTGCGAGTTGTACCGAGTCCGGCGTAGCCTGAATCACGATTCCGGGAACCTGGGTGCGGACACCCTTCATCACCGCCCATACCTTGTCCGCGTCTTCCTGGTTGCCATTGGCGAGGACGAACTCCTTATCAGAAAGCGCCATATTCTTGAGCGCCTCTGGTGTGGATGCAGCG includes these proteins:
- a CDS encoding fused MFS/spermidine synthase, with protein sequence MTSALLCSRLADVESPTLFTMKLLTALYATVICLSAFLLFLLEPIAARQLLPLFGGSAAVWITCLVFFQCTLLAGYWYAHLLISHTAPRAQAVIHMALLTLALLSLELRVHPSATAVTWHPILSILGLLAVSIGLPFLTLAATSPLLQAWYSRAGGSEAPPWWLFALSNAGSLFALFLYPALIETHLALHWQVIVWAIGFCVFSAFCGALALQSRRIGSAAAAVDRPSPDQDSPRSWALWILLPGCASMLLCAVTNHLGENIAAIPLLWIVPLAAYLLSFIVAFASPRAWPRFVSVRMLALTLATFAYLLYSSRMSLPPQISIPVYTLALFFACLFCHGELYRLRPSANRLTGFYLSLSGGSAAGAILVGLVAPNFFHASYDLAITVILLAAVALIVTWKSGMTPRILWTAATIAMIYIAVMQARSLGQEAIVQLRSFYGTLRVTETHLPPEAETTRTLYHGRIQHGTQLFGNGLRTQPSSYYAQSSGVGLALDLCCEGHPKRIAVVGLGTGTVAAYGKPGDDITFYEIDPLVERLARALFTYLHDSQAAVHVVLGDARLSLARESAIGKVQPLNDVIVLDAFSGDAIPIHLLTAQAIALYRRRLRPDGVLVFNISSQYLDLAPELELQAQHAGLETALVHSEADESRGLFTADWLLMSANHALLHRSEIANVAQPVSMTPGLRLWTDDYSSLLPLMKWRTRERRSSQR